Proteins found in one Sporosarcina sp. FSL K6-3457 genomic segment:
- a CDS encoding amidase domain-containing protein produces the protein MYDREAAVRYANEWWNGRNPAFPVFDVDCTNFISQCLLAGGAPMHGYPNRERGWWLRGGTWSFSWSVSHSMRWYLATSKKGLTATQVSSAEQLGLGDVIVYDFEGDGRFDHSTIVTAKVDGVPFVNAHTFDAQHRLWDYKDSYMFSPNAKYIFFKINDKFS, from the coding sequence ATGTACGATAGGGAAGCGGCAGTACGTTACGCGAACGAATGGTGGAACGGCCGTAATCCAGCATTTCCAGTGTTTGATGTGGATTGCACCAATTTCATATCCCAATGCTTGTTGGCGGGTGGGGCGCCGATGCATGGCTACCCAAATCGCGAGCGAGGCTGGTGGCTGCGAGGGGGGACATGGAGTTTTAGTTGGTCCGTGTCTCATTCCATGCGTTGGTATTTAGCTACTTCAAAAAAAGGATTGACGGCTACACAAGTGTCGTCAGCTGAGCAATTAGGATTAGGGGACGTCATTGTTTATGATTTTGAAGGAGACGGCCGATTTGATCATTCGACGATTGTTACGGCGAAGGTCGACGGGGTTCCGTTTGTCAATGCGCATACATTCGACGCGCAACATCGCCTGTGGGATTACAAGGATTCTTATATGTTTTCACCTAACGCCAAATATATCTTTTTTAAAATTAACGATAAGTTTTCTTAA
- a CDS encoding amino acid ABC transporter ATP-binding protein, with translation MIKISDVNKSFGSHQVLTDVSLEVPKSNVVALIGPSGAGKSTLIRTINALEPIDNGEIIVDGISIHGKKTDINKARINIGFVFQNFNLYPFLTALQNVTIAPLKVKGMSKEEAEKRGKELLTSLGLGDKFDAYPNRLSGGQQQRVAIARSLAMDPQVMLFDEPTSALDPEMVTEVLDAIRKLAKDGMTMVVVTHEMGFAKEICDEIVFMAEGKIVEKAPPSKFFTNPDSDRAKNFLAKVLNH, from the coding sequence ATGATTAAAATTAGCGATGTCAATAAATCATTCGGTTCTCACCAGGTTCTTACCGATGTCTCACTTGAAGTACCGAAATCTAATGTCGTTGCCTTAATAGGACCAAGCGGTGCCGGAAAATCGACATTGATTCGCACAATCAATGCACTTGAACCGATTGATAACGGAGAAATAATTGTGGATGGCATATCGATTCATGGTAAAAAGACAGATATCAACAAAGCACGCATTAATATCGGATTCGTCTTTCAAAACTTTAACTTGTATCCATTTTTGACAGCGCTTCAAAATGTTACGATAGCGCCCTTGAAGGTAAAGGGAATGAGTAAAGAAGAGGCGGAGAAGAGAGGGAAGGAATTATTAACGTCCCTTGGTCTTGGTGACAAATTTGATGCGTATCCTAATCGTCTTTCAGGTGGTCAGCAGCAACGTGTTGCCATTGCGCGATCACTGGCTATGGATCCGCAAGTGATGCTATTCGACGAACCAACATCAGCACTCGATCCGGAAATGGTAACAGAAGTGCTCGATGCTATCCGGAAATTAGCAAAAGACGGTATGACAATGGTCGTCGTCACACATGAAATGGGTTTTGCCAAAGAGATTTGTGATGAAATTGTTTTCATGGCAGAAGGCAAAATCGTAGAGAAAGCACCACCATCAAAGTTTTTCACCAATCCCGATTCAGACCGGGCAAAGAATTTCTTAGCTAAAGTACTGAACCACTAG
- a CDS encoding amino acid ABC transporter permease: protein MGGYSYDWSVITNNKEVFIDGAIKTLEISALALLLAIPIGIIFGLGRISSNRIFNSISSIYVEVMRGVPLLVLLFWIFFVLGQFVRLGPYWSAVVGLAVFSGAFIAEIVRAGIQAVPKGQMEAARSSGMSHFTAMRYIVLPQALRRVLPPLASQFIILIKDSSLVSIISVIDLTMNAKNLVATSFRPLEVWTFVAVIYFVMTFSLSLIIRYFEKRMLSREN from the coding sequence ATGGGCGGCTACAGTTATGATTGGAGTGTCATAACAAATAATAAGGAAGTATTTATAGATGGAGCAATAAAAACGCTGGAAATTTCAGCGTTAGCTCTTTTGTTGGCTATACCGATTGGGATTATTTTTGGACTAGGACGTATATCTAGTAATAGGATTTTCAATTCAATATCTTCTATATATGTTGAAGTAATGCGTGGTGTTCCATTACTTGTTCTGTTATTTTGGATATTTTTTGTGCTAGGTCAATTTGTTAGACTGGGACCTTATTGGTCTGCTGTAGTGGGACTTGCTGTTTTCTCCGGTGCTTTTATCGCGGAAATTGTCAGAGCTGGGATTCAGGCGGTGCCTAAGGGGCAAATGGAAGCAGCTCGTTCATCAGGTATGTCTCATTTTACCGCTATGCGATATATTGTCTTACCGCAAGCACTTAGACGCGTGCTGCCACCCTTGGCATCACAGTTTATCATTTTAATAAAAGATTCATCTCTCGTCTCAATCATTTCAGTAATCGATTTAACAATGAATGCCAAAAATTTAGTTGCAACATCGTTTCGTCCGTTAGAAGTGTGGACATTTGTCGCTGTTATTTATTTCGTCATGACGTTCAGCTTGTCGCTAATTATTCGATACTTCGAGAAACGGATGTTGTCACGTGAGAACTAA
- a CDS encoding transporter substrate-binding domain-containing protein translates to MKKWLTAMLMITVLLIAGCSNDGGTISTENSTLQNVAKNKKLVIGMSPGYFPFDMKDPNGDFVGYDVDTANAIGEWLGVPVEYKQFTFDGLIPALQTGEIDMILAGMTIRGDRALAVSFSNPYYQTGQGIMVPGSNNTTKSWEELDVKGNKIAVGIGTTGALLAKDIFKNAEVMDFEEFPSAATAMVQGQADAVLYDEPAIAVWKLRNGDQVRPIEGLISSENLGIAVKKNDIETILWLNSFLANYIDSPAELASRTKWFETGDWLNEVVDE, encoded by the coding sequence ATGAAAAAGTGGTTGACGGCAATGCTTATGATTACGGTCCTTCTTATTGCGGGATGTAGTAATGACGGTGGGACAATTTCTACAGAAAATTCGACATTGCAAAACGTGGCGAAAAATAAGAAGTTAGTCATCGGAATGTCGCCGGGTTATTTCCCATTTGACATGAAGGATCCAAATGGTGACTTTGTTGGCTATGACGTGGACACGGCAAATGCGATTGGGGAATGGTTAGGAGTACCTGTGGAATATAAACAATTTACGTTTGATGGGCTTATTCCAGCGCTACAAACAGGAGAAATTGACATGATTCTTGCAGGAATGACAATACGGGGGGACCGCGCACTTGCTGTCAGTTTTTCAAACCCTTATTATCAAACAGGTCAAGGAATCATGGTTCCAGGATCAAATAATACGACGAAGTCATGGGAAGAGCTAGATGTAAAAGGGAACAAGATAGCGGTTGGTATTGGGACAACTGGGGCCCTTTTAGCGAAAGATATTTTCAAAAATGCAGAGGTAATGGATTTTGAAGAATTCCCATCTGCTGCAACAGCGATGGTGCAAGGGCAAGCAGATGCTGTTCTATATGATGAACCAGCAATCGCAGTCTGGAAACTTCGCAATGGCGACCAGGTTAGACCTATCGAAGGCTTAATTTCTTCAGAAAACTTGGGAATCGCAGTAAAGAAAAATGACATTGAAACAATTTTGTGGCTTAACTCATTTTTAGCGAACTATATTGATAGTCCAGCGGAATTGGCTTCAAGAACGAAGTGGTTTGAAACAGGCGATTGGTTGAATGAAGTGGTAGACGAATAA